A region of Larimichthys crocea isolate SSNF chromosome X, L_crocea_2.0, whole genome shotgun sequence DNA encodes the following proteins:
- the LOC104934821 gene encoding myosin-7 isoform X2: MGDAAMKEFGAAAPYLRKSDRERLEAQTRPFDMKKECFVPDSDEEYVKASITSREGDKVTAQTERGKTVTVKECDVHPQNPPKFDKIEDMAMFTFLHEPAVLFNLKERYAAWMIYTYSGLFCVTVNPYKWLPVYNQEVVVAYRGKKRSEAPPHIFSISDNAYQYMLTDRENQSILITGESGAGKTVNTKRVIQYFASIAAAGGKKEGSSDKKGTLEDQIIQANPALEAFGNAKTIRNDNSSRFGKFIRIHFAASGKLASADIETYLLEKSRVTFQLKAERDYHIFYQILSQKKPELLEMLLITNNPYDYAFISQGETTVASINDAEELMATDDAFDVLGFTQEEKNGIYKLTGAIMHHGNMKFKNKQREEQAEADGTEDADKVAYLMGLNSADLIKGLCHPRVKVGNEWVTKGQNVQQVYYAVGALSKSVYEKMFLWMVVRINQSLDTKQPRQYFIGVLDIAGFEIFDFNTFEQLCINFTNEKLQQFFNHHMFVLEQEEYKKEGIEWTFIDFGMDLQACIDLIEKPMGIMSILEEECMFPKASDATFKAKLYDNHLGKSANFQKPRIVKGKPEAHFALMHYAGTVDYNINNWLVKNKDPLNETVVGLYQKSNLKLLSFLFVNYAGADSADAGKGKGSKKKGSSFQTVSALHRENLNKLMTNLRSTHPHFVRCIIPNETKTPGAMENPLVMHQLRCNGVLEGIRICRKGFPNRILYGDFKQRYRILNPAAIPDGQFIDSRKGAEKLLGSLDIDHNQYKFGHTKVFFKAGLLGQLEEMRDDRLSLIITGIQARSRGLLARVEFQKIVERRDALLVIQWNIRAFMGVKNWPWMKLFFKIKPLLRSAEAEKEMANMKEEFLKLKEAYAKSEARRKELEEKMVSLLQEKNDLQLHVQAEQDNLADAEERCEGLIKHKIQMEAKAKELTERLEDEEEMNAELTAKKRKLEDECSELKKDIDDLELTLAKVEKEKHATENKVKNLVEEMAALDEIIAKLTKEKKALQEAHQQTLDDLQSEEDKVNTLTKAKAKLEQQVDDLEGSLEQEKKVRMDLERAKRKLEGDLKLTQESLMDLENDKQQLEEHLKKKDFEVSQLNNRIEDEQAITIQLQKKLKELQARIEELEEELEAERAARAKVEKQRADLARELEEISERLEEAGGATAAQIEMNKKREAEFLKLRRDLEEATLQHEATAATLRKKQADSVADLGEQIDNLQRVKQKLEKEKSELRLELDDVVSNMEHIVKTKTNIEKTCRTVEDQMNEYKTKFEEAQRCINDFNMQKAKLQTENGELSRQLEEKDSLVSQLTRGKMSYTQQIEDLKRQLEEETKAKSALAHAVQSARHDCDLLREQYEEEQEAKAELQRGMSKANSEVAQWRTKYETDAIQRTEELEEAKKKLAQRLQDAEEAVEAVNAKCSSLEKTKHRLQNEIEDLMVDVERSNAAAAALDKKQRNFDKVLSEWKQKYEESQCELESSQKEARSLSTELFKLKNSYEESLDHLETMKRENKNLQEEISDLTEQLGEGGKSIHELEKLRKQLEQEKSEIHSALEEAEASLEHEEGKILRAQLEFNQIKADIERKLAEKDEEMEQCKRNLQRTIDTLQSSLEAECRSRNEALRIKKKMEGDLNEMEIQLSQSNRQAAEAQKQLKSVHAHLKDCQIQLDESVRANDDLKENIAIVERRNNLLQAELEELRSALEQTERGRKLAEQELLDVSERVQLLHSQNTGLINQKKKLEVDASQLQTEVEEAVQECRNAEEKAKKAITDAAMMAEELKKEQDTSAHLERMKKNMEQTIKDLQHRLDEAEQIAMKGGKKQLQKLEARVRELENEVELEQKKSSEAVKGIRKYERRIKELTYQTEEDRKNTVRLQDLVDKLQLKVKAYKRSAEEAEEQANTHLSKFRKLQHELDEAEERADIAESQVNKLRAKSRDVGSKKGHDEE, translated from the exons ATGGGTGACGCTGCCATGAAAGAGTTTGGGGCAGCAGCACCGTACCTGAGGAAGTCAGACAGAGAGCGTCTGGAGGCCCAGACCCGTCCTTTCGACATGAAGAAGGAGTGCTTCGTCCCTGACTCTGACGAGGAATATGTGAAGGCTTCCATCACCAGCCGTGAGGGGGACAAAGTCACTGCTCAGACTGAGAGAGGGAAG ACTGTCACAGTGAAGGAGTGTGATGTGCACCCTCAAAACCCGCCAAAGTTTGATAAAATTGAAGACATGGCCATGTTCACTTTCCTCCATGAGCCCGCTGTGCTGTTTAACCTCAAAGAGCGTTATGCAGCATGGATGATTTAT ACCTACTCTGGGCTCTTCTGTGTGACTGTCAACCCCTACAAGTGGCTGCCAGTGTACAACCAAGAAGTGGTTGTTGCCTatagaggaaagaagaggagtgaAGCTCCTCCTCATatcttctccatctctgacaACGCTTACCAGtacatgctaactg ACAGAGAAAATCAGTCAATTCTCATCAC TGGAGAATCTGGTGCTGGGAAAACTGTCAACACCAAGAGAGTCATCCAGTACTTTGCCAGCATTGCAGCTGCAGGCGGGAAGAAGGAGGGAAGCTCTGATAAAAAG GGTACTCTGGAGGATCAAATCATCCAGGCTAACCCAGCGTTAGAGGCCTTTGGTAATGCCAAAACCATCAGGAATGACAACTCCTCCAGATTT GGTAAATTCATCCGAATTCACTTTGCAGCCAGTGGAAAGCTGGCCTCAGCTGATATTGAGACAT ATCTGTTGGAAAAATCCCGTGTCACCTTTCAGCTCAAGGCTGAGAGAGATTACCACATCTTCTATCAGATTCTGTCTCAGAAGAAACCTGAGCTGCTTg AGATGTTGCTCATCACCAACAACCCCTATGACTACGCCTTCATCTCCCAAGGAGAGACGACTGTGGCCTCCATCAATGATGCTGAAGAGCTGATGGCCACTGAT GATGCCTTTGATGTGCTGGGCTTTACTCAAGAAGAGAAGAACGGAATTTACAAGCTGACTGGTGCCATCATGCATCATGGCAACATGAAGTTCAAGAACAAGCAGCGAGAGGAGCAGGCAGAAGCTGATGGCACAGAAG ATGCTGACAAAGTAGCTTATCTGATGGGTCTGAACTCGGCTGACCTCATCAAAGGACTCTGTCACCCAAGAGTCAAAGTAGGAAATGAGTGGGTCACCAAGGGACAAAATGTCCAGCAG GTGTACTATGCTGTTGGTGCACTGTCTAAGTCAGTGTATGAAAAGATGTTCCTATGGATGGTGGTGAGAATCAACCAATCCCTGGACACCAAGCAGCCCCGTCAGTACTTCATTGGTGTACTGGACATTGCTGGATTTGAGATCTTTGAT TTCAACACCTTTGAGCAGCTGTGCATCAACTTCACCAATGAAAAACTGCAACAGTTTTTCAACCACCACATGTTTGTGCTGGAGCAAGAAGAGTACAAGAAAGAGGGCATTGAATGGACTTTCATTGACTTTGGTATGGACTTGCAGGCCTGTATTGACCTGATTGAAAAG CCCATGGGTATCATGTCAATCCTTGAAGAGGAGTGCATGTTCCCCAAAGCCTCAGATGCCACCTTTAAAGCTAAGCTCTATGACAACCATCTGGGGAAATCTGCCAACTTCCAGAAACCCAGAATTGTCAAAGGAAAACCAGAGGCCCATTTTGCCCTGATGCACTATGCTGGAACTGTTGATTATAATATCAACAACTGGCTGGTGAAGAACAAGGATCCTCTGAATGAGACTGTTGTGGGACTGTATCAGAAGTCTAATCTCAAGCTGTTATCTTTCCTCTTTGTAAATTATGCTGGAGCTGATTCAG CTGATGCTGGGAAGGGCAAAGGAAGCAAGAAGAAGGGTTCATCCTTCCAAACTGTGTCTGCCTTGCACAGG GAGAACCTGAACAAGTTGATGACCAACTTGAGGTCTACTCACCCTCACTTTGTACGCTGCATCATCCCCAATGAGACCAAGACTCCTGGGGCCATGGAGAATCCTCTGGTGATGCACCAGCTGCGCTGTAACGGTGTGCTGGAAGGCATCAGGATCTGCAGAAAGGGCTTCCCCAACAGGATCCTCTATGGAGATTTCAAACAGAG atATCGCATCCTAAATCCCGCTGCCATCCCTGATGGTCAGTTCATTGACAGCAGAAAGGGAGCTGAGAAACTTCTTGGTTCTCTGGATATTGATCACAACCAGTACAAGTTTGGACACACAAAG GTGTTCTTCAAGGCTGGTCTTCTTGGGCAGCTGGAGGAAATGCGGGATGACCGTTTATCACTCATCATTACTGGAATCCAGGCTAGATCAAGAGGTCTGCTGGCAAGAGTGGAATTCCAGAAGATTGTTGAAAGGAG AGATGCACTGTTGGTGATCCAGTGGAATATCCGTGCCTTCATGGGGGTCAAGAATTGGCCCTGGATGAAGCTGTTCTTCAAGATCAAACCTCTGTTGAGATCTGCTGAGGCAGAAAAGGAGATGGCCAACATGAAGGAAGAATTCCTGAAGCTGAAAGAGGCTTATGCAAAATCTGAAGCTCGTAGAAAGGAACTAGAGGAAAAAATGGTTTCTCTTCTCCAAGAGAAGAATGACCTGCAGCTCCACGTTCAGGCT GAGCAAGATAATCTTGCGGATGCAGAGGAAAGATGTGAGGGGTTGATCAAACACAAAATTCAGATGGAAGCAAAAGCCAAAGAACTAACTGAGAGAttggaggatgaagaagaaatgaatgCTGAACTTACAGCTAAGAAGAGGAAACTGGAGGATGAGTGTTCCGAGTTGAAGAAAGACATTGATGACTTAGAGTTAACTCTGGCTaaagtggagaaagagaagcatGCCACTGAGAACAAG GTTAAGAACTTGGTTGAGGAGATGGCTGCTCTGGATGAAATCATTGCCAAGTTGaccaaggaaaaaaaagccttacAAGAAGCTCATCAGCAAACGCTGGATGATCTGCAGAGtgaagaagacaaagtcaaCACTCTGACCAAGGCCAAGGCTAAGCTGGAGCAGCAAGTGGATGAT CTTGAAGGTTCACTGGAACAAGAGAAGAAGGTTCGGATGGATCTTGAAAGAGCCAAAAGGAAGCTGGAGGGAGACTTGAAATTAACCCAGGAGAGCCTAATGGACCTGGAGAATGACAAGCAACAACTTGAAGAGCATCTGAAAAA GAAAGATTTTGAAGTCAGTCAGCTCAACAATAGAATAGAAGATGAGCAGGCCATAACCATTCAGCTTcaaaagaaactgaaagagCTCCAG GCCCGCATTGAGGAGTTGGAGGAAGAGCTTGAAGCAGAGCGAGCTGCTCGAGCCAAGGTGGAGAAGCAGAGAGCAGACTTAGCCAGAGAACTGGAGGAGATCagtgagaggctggaggaggctggtggagccacagctgcccagATTGAGATGAACAAGAAGAGGGAGGCTGAGTTCCTGAAACTTCGCAGAGACCTTGAAGAGGCCACTCTGCAGCATGAAGCCACTGCTGCCACACTCAGGAAGAAACAAGCTGACAGTGTTGCTGACCTGGGAGAGCAGATTGACAACCTGCAGAGAGTCAAGCAGAAactggagaaggagaagagtgaGCTCAGGCTGGAGCTGGATGATGTGGTCTCCAATATGGAACATATTGTGAAGACTAAG ACAAATATAGAGAAGACATGCAGGACCGTTGAAGATCAGATGAATGAATACAAGACCAAATTTGAAGAAGCTCAACGCTGCATCAATGACTTCAATATGCAAAAAGCTAAACTTCAAACTGAAAATG GTGAGCTCTCAAGGCAACTGGAGGAGAAGGATTCTCTAGTGTCTCAACTGACAAGAGGAAAAATGTCCTACACTCAACAGATAGAAGACCTAAAGCGACAACTGGAAGAGGAGACCAAG gCAAAGAGTGCCCTGGCCCATGCAGTGCAGTCTGCTCGTCATGACTGTGACCTGCTCAGGGAGCAgtatgaggaggagcaggaggcaaAGGCTGAACTGCAACGCGGCATGTCCAAGGCCAACTCTGAGGTGGCTCAGTGGAGAACTAAGTACGAAACTGATGCCATCCAGAGAACCGAGGAACTGGAAGAGGCCAA GAAAAAGCTGGCCCAGCGTCTGCAGGATGCTGAGGAGGCTGTTGAAGCAGTGAATGCTAAATGTTCCTCACTGGAGAAGACCAAACACAGGCTGCAGAATGAGATTGAAGATCTCATGGTGGATGTGGAGAGGtctaatgctgctgctgctgctctggacAAGAAGCAAAGAAACTTTGACAAG GTCCTGTCTGAGTGGAAGCAGAAGTATGAGGAGTCTCAGTGTGAGCTGGAGAGCTCCCAGAAGGAAGCCAGGTCTCTGAGTACTGAGCTCTTCAAACTGAAGAACTCTTATGAGGAGTCTCTGGATCACCTGGAGAccatgaagagagagaataagaaCTTGCAGG AGGAGATTTCTGACCTCACTGAGCAACTTGGCGAGGGTGGAAAGAGCATCCATGAACTAGAGAAATTACGGAAACAACTTGAACAGGAGAAGAGCGAGATCCACTCTGCTCTTGAGGAAGCTGAG GCCTCCCTGGAGCACGAAGAGGGCAAGATTCTAAGAGCCCAGCTTGAGTTcaatcaaattaaagctgatATTGAACGCAAACTAGCTGAGAAAGATGAGGAGATGGAGCAGTGCAAGAGGAACCTGCAGAGGACGATTGACACCCTGCAGAGCTCTCTTGAAGCTGAGTGTCGCAGCAGGAATGAGGCCCTTCgtataaagaagaaaatggaggGAGACCTCAATGAGATGGAGATCCAACTAAGTCAGTCCAACAGGCAGGCGGCTGAGGCCCAGAAACAACTTAAATCTGTTCATGCGCATTTGAAG GATTGTCAGATTCAGCTGGATGAGTCTGTACGGGCCAATGATGATCTTAAAGAGAACATTGCCATCGTTGAGAGACGTAACAACCTGCTTCAGGCTGAACTAGAAGAGCTCAGGTCTGCTCTGGAGCAAACTGAGAGAGGTCGCAAACTTGCTGAGCAAGAGTTGCTGGATGTTAGTGAGAGGGTGCAGCTACTGCACTCACAG AACACTGGCTTGAtaaaccagaagaagaaacttgAGGTGGATGCATCCCAGCTTCAGACTGAAGTGGAGGAAGCAGTGCAGGAATGCAGAAATGCAGAGGAAAAGGCCAAGAAGGCCATTACTGATGCTGctatgatggcagaggagctaAAGAAAGAGCAGGACACCAGCGCTCACCTGGAGCGTATGAAGAAGAACATGGAGCAAACCATCAAAGACCTCCAGCACCGTCTGGATGAAGCTGAACAGATCGCCATGAAGGGAGGCAAGAAGCAGTTGCAGAAGCTTGAAGCCAGG GTAAGGGAGTTGGAGAATGAGGTGGAGTTGGAACAGAAGAAAAGCAGTGAGGCAGTGAAGGGAATCCGTAAATATGAAAGACGCATCAAGGAGCTCACATAccag ACTGAGGAAGACCGCAAGAATACTGTGCGTCTGCAGGATCTGGTTGAcaagctgcagctgaaagtCAAAGCCTACAAGAGATCTGCTGAGGAGGCT GAAGAGCAGGCCAATACTCACTTGAGCAAGTTCCGTAAACTGCAGCATGAGCTGGATGAGGCTGAAGAGCGAGCTGACATTGCTGAGTCTCAGGTGAACAAGCTGCGTGCCAAGAGCCGTGATGTGGGGTCAAAG